The Thermococcus henrietii genome segment AAAAAGTAACTTTAACTGCTTAAAAAGTTTTCTGTGGGGAAGTTACTAAAATCTAGATAAAGAAAAGGAAAGGCTTCAGCGCCTTCCGTACTTCCTGAGGATTACGGCCAGGATTACAAGCGCGGCCAGTATCATGCCGATGCCCAGATAAGTGGCCCCGCTCCCCTTCGTCACGGTGACACGGACCTGCTCCTGAGTTTTCTTCTGGTCGCTCTCGGCGGTGAGGGTGATGAAGTAGTCGCCGGCATCGATGTTTCCAGGGACGTTTATCTTAACCGTGAACGTGACCTCTCCGTTTTTCTCCACGCTGGCCACACGCTCGGGAGTTACCTGCACGTTCCAGCCCTGCGGGGCATCGACTTTGAGTTTTACGTTGGTCAGCGGGCTTGTTCCTGTGTTGTACACTCTGACGCTCAACGTCGTCTCTCCTCCCGCCTTAACCTTTACGCTGTACCTCTCAAGACCAATCGCTATCCCGTAGCTCCCCATGAGCTGGGCTCTGAGCGTGACTTTCTTCTCTACGTCGCTTCCCAGCGACCTTACCGTCAGGTTTGCCGTGTAGTTCCCGAGCTTTGCCGTGTCGGGAGGTATTAGAATCACGTACAGCCTCTTCTCCTTGCCTGCATCTACGTACGTTGAGCTTATACCCGTCCTCGACTCCGGGCTTTCCACTATCATTCCGCCCCAGTTGGGGGGCACGCGGAGCGTTAACGAGTAGCTGTCGCTCTCCTTTCCGAGGTTCCTGAGTATTACCTCGTAGGTCAGCGTCTCTCCGAGAACGACGCTCTTCGAGGGTGCCGGCACGAAGACGTCGAAGTAGTACGGGAGCTTCTCCAGATTGACCGTGACTTCCGTTTTTTCTCCCGCCTTCAGTTGTACCGTCTCGGTGACCTTTTTGTAGGCTTCCTTGGAGACGATAAGCTTGTAAGCTCCCTCGGGCGCGTGGAGGACCGCGGTTCCGTCGGGAAGCGTCACGGCTTGGGTGGTGATTCCACCGCCGGTCAGCTCGACCTTAGCACCTCCCACGTAGGTGCCCGAGCCCTCATCCACGACTCTAACGACAAGCGTGCCGTTTTCCCCAGCGTGGGTCTCGGTCACGTAGACGTGAACCCAAACGCTCTCGTTTCCCGCGAGTATCTTGAGGGGATGGTCGCCTACGCTCGCGTTGCTCGGAATGCTCACGAGAGCGGTTACTGTTCTCTCCCCGCTCACCCTGACGATTCTAACCGGTGAGCCGCCTGCGAGGAACCTAACGCTCCATCCCGGCGGTGCCCGGGCGCTCAATGGGACGTCAGTTGGGGTTGACGAAGAGAGGTGAAGCGAGAAGCTGACGTTCGTCCCAGCAGCGGCCTCCTTCCCCGGGCAATCAACGTACGCTTGGAGGGGTCTTCCCTGGACGACTGCCAGGATTGTGACGCTTGCGTTTCCGGCCCCAACTTTTATCCTGTAAGTTCCTGGTGTACTTCCGGCCTTCAAGACGAGGGTCAGGGGAAAGCTCTCTCCGTGCTTCAGGTAGAGGCCGAGAACGCTGACGCTGCCGGATTTGAGGATTCCAGTCCACCCTCCCGGGACCTGAACGGAAAGGGGGACGTAGCCGGACTCTCCGAGATTCTTCACGGTCAGTCCTATTCCCACCTCTTCCCCTGGCGACAGCAGTACCTCGTGGATTTGGGTGCTCAGCTCGACGTGGGTCTCGCCTCCGGTAAGCTCCACCCGTTTTCCTATGAAGAACAGCCTTGCCTGGCCCCTGTCGGGAAACACGCTCCCGACGACGATGGAGAGGTTGTTGATTGTAACGTTGTCCCCAAAGGAGAGCACGTAGAGAGTTCCGTTGATTCTAACGGCCGCCCCTCCGTTTGAGGAAACGTCCACCAGCGTGACGTTCATGCCGTTTACTTTCACGGTCTCGCCGATGCTGAGCGTCACTCCCACCGTCTCAGCCAGAACGCCCGGAAGAAAAAGGAGGAGTATAAGCCCTGCAAGGGCCCGTCTCATGTTAATCACCTTATCTCAGCTCTCACGAACCCGAGGTACGCCAGCACAAACCAGAGGATTATGTAGGCGAACAGCGTTATTATCTCCTTCTTCGCAAAGGAGAGGCTTTCGCTCAGGCTGTACTTTGGAACCTTTTCCGTGGGGGAGTGGGGGATGAAGTACGATTCGCTGGACTCCTTGTACGGGTCCAAGACGTAGTCCGATATGACCTGGAAGTCGTTCATGGGTGACAGCATGGTTATGTAGTACTCGGTCTTCCAGTACCTCCTGCCCCACTCCATGGTCTTGTTCTCGTACTCCTCCATGAGCTTCTCGTACTTGTTGAGCTCGGCCAGGGTAACGTTCTTGCTGGAGTGTATCTTCTGGGACATTGCTTGGAGCTCCGGCGGCATCTTGGGCTGCGGTCCGACGATGACCCTCGCCACCACCGGGGCCACAGTCATTATGACCACTATGAATATCAGGAACATTACGAGGGAGTACATCAGGGCGTTGCCGCTCTTCTTTGCGTACGCCGAAAAAGCCACCGCCATGGTGAAGAACAGGAACAGATACAGGTAAGCGAACAGGAAGTACGTTATCAGCCTCGTGTAGCTGTCTATGGTTACGCCCGCCCATACGAGCATTCCCGTGACGACGAGGCCGGTTACAAGGACGGCAAATGCGAGGGTTATCGCACCCCCAAGGAGTTTGCCGAGGATTACCTGGTCTCGGAAAACTGGGTGGCTCATGAGAACCTTGAGCGTCCTGTCCTCCCTCTCGCGCGTTATGGCGTCGAAGCCGAGGGCCAGTGCGAAGATTGCCCCGACGAACTGAAGGTTCGACGTAACGCCGAACATCACCTCGTAGACCTTGCGCGTGCTCTCACCGGAAGACATTCCACCCAGGCTTATGACTTCTATGTTGAGCTTAACCTGGATGAGGGCCAGCACCATCACCACGAGCAGGAACCCGAAGAAAATCAGGAAGCGCCTGCTCGTCAGGTAGTCCCTAAACTCCTTCTCGGCTATCGCCCCAATCATTTCGCTCCCCTCCCGTAGACGAGTTCCATGAAGATTTCCTCGAGGCTGGGCTCGTGGAGGTGAACGTCGAGGACGGTGTACCCTTTCGCCCTCAGCTCCGTTACGAGGTCCTCCCTGATGTCCCTTTCAGCGTACACTACCAGTTTCCTGTCCCCGCTCCTCCTCCACTCTATCACGTTCGTTTCGAGACCCTCAAGCTCTAGGGGTTCCTTAGTCTCAACGGTTATCAGGTACCTGCCTTCCATGAACTTCCTCTTTATCTCCTCCTGGCTCCCGCTTATGAGGAGCTTACCCTGGGAGATTATGCCGATTTCATCGCTGACCTCTTCAACCTCCGCGAGTATGTGGCTTGAGAAGAATATCGTCCTGCCGTCCTTCTTCAGTTCCCTCACAAGCTCCCTAAGCTCCACGGCCCCCCTCGGGTCGAGGCCGTTCGTTGGCTCGTCAAGGAAGAGTATCTCCGGGTCGTTGAGGAGGGCCTGCGCGAGCAGAAGTCTCTGCTTCATTCCGGTCGAGAATCCCTCAACCTTCCTGTCCGCAACTTCCTTCAGGCCGACGAGCTCGAGGAGCTCCCTCGCCCTCTTTTCCGCCTCGTTCCTTGGCATTCTGTAGAACTTGGCGAAGTAGAGGAGGTTGTCGATTGCGCTCAAGTTCGGGTAGAGGCCGCCCTCCGCCGGCATGAAGCCCGTTATCCTCTTGACTTCCACGGGCTTTTCCATCACGTTGATTCCAGCGACGTGCGCCGTCCCTTCAGTCGGTTCTACGAGCCCAAGGAGCATAAGGATTGTCGTCGTTTTACCAGCCCCGTTGGGGCCCAAAAATCCATAGACCGTTCCCTTCTTAACCCTGAGGTTGAGGTGGTCCACGGCGACCGTTCCATCGTAGATTTTGGTCAGATTTTCTGTCTCTATCGCGTACATAAAGACCACCATGGGAAATGGAAATTGAAAACATATAAACCTTTCTGCAACTTCAAAATCGTTTGGAGTAAAACGAAGGGTTTTTATGCCGTCATAGTAATGGGGCCCTATGCGCTTTAAACCGAGACCTTTTGTTAAGCCCGTTGACTTCCGCTGTCTCTACTGCCTCGACTGTTGCAGGGGAAGGCACGTCTACCTGACTCTGAAGGACGTCGAGCGAATAGCCAGGGCCGGAAACGACCCCCAGGACTTCGTGACGTTCTCGGTCGAGGGGGACAGGATACGCTTCGTTCTCGCCATCCGCGAGTGGGATTTGGGTTGCGTCTTCCACGACCCGGAAACCGGAAAGTGCAGGATTCACGAGGTCAGGCCGGTTATCTGCCGCATCTACCCCTTCATGGTCTCCAGAAAACCGCTCGGCATCGAGGGTGAGAAGCCGTTCAATTACAAAGGAGAGACCCTGTGGCTCTACTACGACGAGGGCTGCCCTGGAATAAACGCCGAAAACCCGGAAACGACGATAACGCCCGAGGAGATAGCGGAGCTCGGGCTTGAGTTCGAGAGGGAGTTCGAGAAGACCGATATGGACGGCTTTGCAGGGCTCCTCGACGAGCTCGAAAAGTAGATATACAACTTCTCCCTAACACCTCTTATGAGGGGTCTCCTGCTGACTTCCGTTTATCTCGCTCAGGGCGTTCTCAACCTCGTCTTCTACGGGATTCCTTCGATAATGTTCTCCGTTCTCCTACCCCAGCGGGTGTTTCGTGAAGTTGCGTGGTTCCTTCCGTTCCTGGTTCTCCTGTACTTCGCCATCGGGGCGTTCTCCCTCTATTTTCTTGGTTTCACCCCACGGCCCGGTAGGGGGAGGCGCATTGGAGTCGTTTACTTCTCCATTGGGCTGGTTGGTTCAACGGCGGTCTCCCTTGAACCCTTCGGTGAGACTCCCCTCCTGAGGGTTCTCTTCGTTGCCTGGGCTCTCCTCTCGCTCCTCGGCATTTTCCTCCTGCTCCGCACGGAAAACCTTGAAAATGTTTCACCTCTGCTCATCGTTTCGGCGCTCCTGATTCTGCTGTTCTCGGGCGCGGTGAGCTTTCTGACCGCCCAGTGGATTGTTGAGGACTACTACGCCCACGTCCATATGAACGAAAGCGTTCCCGAGAACGCGACCGTTATAGTTGCCTACCCAGAAAACGTCAGTCCTCCTGGCGGAACGGGCTAAGCTTTTAAGTTCCGCGCCAAGGGTAGTGACATGAGCCAGGAACTCCGCTACCGCCGTGCCTCCGCATGGGAATACGACCTCATACTCCGCGAGGCCGAGAAGTACGGCGAGTTGAAGCACCACTTCTTCGCCGTTGTCGAGGGTAAGTTCAGGGACGTTTACGCCGTCAACGAGCGGGTCTGGAGGGAGCTTGAGGGGTTGAAGGTTAAGCCCTACGCTTACGGCACCTTCGTCGGCACGATTAAGGTTGACAATTTGGTTGAGAAGTTCTACCCCAACGTCGAGTTCTTCTACTTCGTTGAGGTCGAGAAGAACTACGCGGTGCTCAGTCCAAAGGCCGGCTTCCTCTTCACCACGGGCAAGGACGTCCCGAGGAGTGGCGTGCGAAAGTACGTCTGGCAGGGGACGAAGAAGCTCGTAATCTACGACGAGAACGGGATTATCCTCGGCATTGGCAGGATAAACCCCGAAAGCAGGAGGAAGTTCATCCTGAACGTCACCGACATCGGGGAGTTCCTGAGACGGAAGAGGTAGAATAACAACCTGCCTTAACCAGTTAGGGTGGGTTGTGCAGGAGAAATAAAGAGTGAAAAAGTTGTTTGGTTTATCCAACAGTCACAACGAGGGCATAGCCGTCGGTTGTTTTAGGTTCCGTCATCCTTATCGTTTCTTTTTTGGTGTTGGACGCCACTCCAGCGTTCCGAGGCCTTTGAGTATGCTGGTGGGTGATTCTGTCGATAATTAATAATTTGTAACCTCATTTTTGTATTTCTCTTTAGTAAAATATTTTTATTTAATGAAAAACTTTATATATTTTGATTATATTGTAATAATGAAAACCTTTGATGGAGGTGATACGTACGAAAAAGCTCGTAAAACTAAGCTTGCTCTTCTGTCTCGTGGGTTTGGTTTCCATAGC includes the following:
- a CDS encoding PUA domain-containing protein, whose translation is MSQELRYRRASAWEYDLILREAEKYGELKHHFFAVVEGKFRDVYAVNERVWRELEGLKVKPYAYGTFVGTIKVDNLVEKFYPNVEFFYFVEVEKNYAVLSPKAGFLFTTGKDVPRSGVRKYVWQGTKKLVIYDENGIILGIGRINPESRRKFILNVTDIGEFLRRKR
- a CDS encoding COG1470 family protein, whose product is MRRALAGLILLLFLPGVLAETVGVTLSIGETVKVNGMNVTLVDVSSNGGAAVRINGTLYVLSFGDNVTINNLSIVVGSVFPDRGQARLFFIGKRVELTGGETHVELSTQIHEVLLSPGEEVGIGLTVKNLGESGYVPLSVQVPGGWTGILKSGSVSVLGLYLKHGESFPLTLVLKAGSTPGTYRIKVGAGNASVTILAVVQGRPLQAYVDCPGKEAAAGTNVSFSLHLSSSTPTDVPLSARAPPGWSVRFLAGGSPVRIVRVSGERTVTALVSIPSNASVGDHPLKILAGNESVWVHVYVTETHAGENGTLVVRVVDEGSGTYVGGAKVELTGGGITTQAVTLPDGTAVLHAPEGAYKLIVSKEAYKKVTETVQLKAGEKTEVTVNLEKLPYYFDVFVPAPSKSVVLGETLTYEVILRNLGKESDSYSLTLRVPPNWGGMIVESPESRTGISSTYVDAGKEKRLYVILIPPDTAKLGNYTANLTVRSLGSDVEKKVTLRAQLMGSYGIAIGLERYSVKVKAGGETTLSVRVYNTGTSPLTNVKLKVDAPQGWNVQVTPERVASVEKNGEVTFTVKINVPGNIDAGDYFITLTAESDQKKTQEQVRVTVTKGSGATYLGIGMILAALVILAVILRKYGRR
- a CDS encoding ABC transporter permease, which encodes MIGAIAEKEFRDYLTSRRFLIFFGFLLVVMVLALIQVKLNIEVISLGGMSSGESTRKVYEVMFGVTSNLQFVGAIFALALGFDAITREREDRTLKVLMSHPVFRDQVILGKLLGGAITLAFAVLVTGLVVTGMLVWAGVTIDSYTRLITYFLFAYLYLFLFFTMAVAFSAYAKKSGNALMYSLVMFLIFIVVIMTVAPVVARVIVGPQPKMPPELQAMSQKIHSSKNVTLAELNKYEKLMEEYENKTMEWGRRYWKTEYYITMLSPMNDFQVISDYVLDPYKESSESYFIPHSPTEKVPKYSLSESLSFAKKEIITLFAYIILWFVLAYLGFVRAEIR
- a CDS encoding YkgJ family cysteine cluster protein, coding for MRFKPRPFVKPVDFRCLYCLDCCRGRHVYLTLKDVERIARAGNDPQDFVTFSVEGDRIRFVLAIREWDLGCVFHDPETGKCRIHEVRPVICRIYPFMVSRKPLGIEGEKPFNYKGETLWLYYDEGCPGINAENPETTITPEEIAELGLEFEREFEKTDMDGFAGLLDELEK
- a CDS encoding ABC transporter ATP-binding protein gives rise to the protein MYAIETENLTKIYDGTVAVDHLNLRVKKGTVYGFLGPNGAGKTTTILMLLGLVEPTEGTAHVAGINVMEKPVEVKRITGFMPAEGGLYPNLSAIDNLLYFAKFYRMPRNEAEKRARELLELVGLKEVADRKVEGFSTGMKQRLLLAQALLNDPEILFLDEPTNGLDPRGAVELRELVRELKKDGRTIFFSSHILAEVEEVSDEIGIISQGKLLISGSQEEIKRKFMEGRYLITVETKEPLELEGLETNVIEWRRSGDRKLVVYAERDIREDLVTELRAKGYTVLDVHLHEPSLEEIFMELVYGRGAK